A window of Ipomoea triloba cultivar NCNSP0323 chromosome 2, ASM357664v1 contains these coding sequences:
- the LOC116011078 gene encoding FCS-Like Zinc finger 17-like: protein MGWIPLRFNQEPANRSKSAVNVSHGGVVGLRILTHHLPQGDDHLLLLSALNLRKPRALQQPCFLKWCCLCRRALRLDKEVYMYRGDQGFCSVECRNRQILMDERKEIEIATKNRLASLRHRRDGGGRRCDASALLDEYRHRSKTTLSPCPNRRAIFTLS, encoded by the exons ATGGGTTGGATTCCATTGAGATTCAACCAAGAacctgcaaacagatcaaaatCTGCAGTTAATGTCTCCCATGGCGGTGTTGTCGGTTTGAGAATTCTTACCCATCATCTTCCTCAAGGAGATGATCATCTTCTCCTTTTGTCTGCATTGAATCTCAGAAAACCTAGAGCTCTGCAACAACCTTGCTTTCTTAAATGGTGTTGTCTCTGCAGAAGAGCTCTCCGCCTCGATAAAGAAGTCTACATGTACAG GGGTGATCAAGGGTTCTGCAGCGTGGAGTGCAGAAACCGGCAGATTCTTATGGATGAGAGGAAAGAGATAGAGATTGCTACTAAAAACAGACTGGCTTCTCTCCGGCACCGCCGTGACGGCGGCGGCCGCCGGTGCGACGCCAGTGCTTTGTTAGACGAGTACCGACACCGGAGCAAGACGACGTTGTCGCCGTGTCCGAATCGCCGAGCTATTTTCACTCTCTCGTAG
- the LOC116004521 gene encoding late embryogenis abundant protein 2-like yields the protein MSSKVVAGLFRRGYTVAAERVKAQAVKRAAVESPAAGEKAAAEKEAAVFWMRDPKSGNWVPETHFDDVDPADLRKQLLRSNCKKVF from the exons ATGTCTTCTAAGGTTGTCGCCGGCCTGTtcag GAGAGGGTACACGGTGGCGGCGGAGAGAGTGAAGGCGCAGGCGGTGAAGAGAGCGGCCGTGGAGTCTCCGGCGGCCGGAGAAAAAGCAGCGGCGGAGAAAGAGGCGGCGGTGTTCTGGATGAGAGATCCGAAGAGCGGAAATTGGGTACCAGAAACACATTTTGACGATGTCGATCCTGCTGATCTTAGGAAGCAGCTTCTTCGCAGCAACTGCAAAAAGGTCTTTTGA
- the LOC116010343 gene encoding AT-rich interactive domain-containing protein 4-like — protein sequence MSVQGTSKHSCSLLAVVCGRAAENIYKQDVADDRPGYPDSEIASSGRLEVQLLKNPRADEFRKALDTVKPNIVFLQGEQLPNDEFSSLVWEGFNLSSEEAVSGLSSARSLTTVYLEIPEGEELAEALQSKGIPYVIYWKKRFSHYAACHFRHAMFSVLKSSSCHTWDAFQLAHASYMLYCALPDNSQTVSGKVVPHILGDPPKIDVPLPELVGEDEEEGSSEALPAIKIYDDDVTMRFLVCGMPRSLDTCLLESLEDGLNAILSIEMRGSKLHNRVSALPPPLEASTFSRGVVTMRCDLSTTSSAHISLLVSGSAQTCFDDQLLENHIKSEIIEKTQLVQAVPNGDERRMHLSEPRRSVSIACGAAAFEVCVKVPTWASQVLRQLAPDFSYRSLVALGVASIQGIAVATFEKEDAERILFFCSEPGKDLHSSSFNAITPPIWLRPPAPSRKRPRMCQETSRNPQRDHGERGSGVANGLVTPMAPARQKLKAAAMRPIPHIRHRKMLPFSGMSEAEAHDGHPVKSNLPVVPSTKASNIGVTPVTHRKSVSTSHQAKQIISLNPLPLKKHECGRSPIHVCSEEEFLKDVMQFLILRGHSRLIPQGGLAEFPDAILNAKRLDLFNLYREVVSRGGFHVGNGINWKGQVFSKMRNHTVTNRMTGVGNTLKRHYETYLLEYELAHDDVDGECCLLCHSSAAGDWVNCGICGEWAHFGCDRRPGLGAFKDYAKTDGLEYICPQCSISNFKKKIQKTTNGYS from the exons ATGTCTGTTCAAGGGACTTCCAAACATAGTTGCAGTCTCCTTGCAGTTGTGTGTGGTAGAGCTGCTGAAAATATATACAAGCAAGATGTTGCAGATGATAGGCCAGGATATCCCGATTCGGAGATAGCATCATCTGGTCGTTTGGAG GTTCAACTTCTAAAAAACCCAAGGGCAGATGAATTTCGTAAGGCTCTGGATACAGTGAAGCCAAACATAGTCTTTTTGCAAGGAGAGCAGCTTCCGAACGATGAATTTAGTTCACTAGTATGGGAAGGTTTTAACTTGTCTTCTGAAGAAGCCGTTTCTGGGCTTTCAAGTGCCAGATCACTAACCACA GTTTACTTGGAGATCCCAGAAGGAGAAGAATTGGCCGAGGCTCTTCAGTCCAAG GGAATTCCATATGTGATATATTGGAAGAAGAGGTTTTCCCATTATGCTGCCTGCCATTTTCGCCATGCAATGTTCTCAGTTCTTAAGAG TTCATCTTGTCACACTTGGGATGCTTTCCAACTAGCACATGCTTCATATATGCTCTATTGCGCTCTCCCGGATAACAGCCAAACGGTTAGTGGTAAGGTGGTCCCTCATATTCTTGGAGACCCTCCAAAGATCGATGTTCCTCTGCCAGAGCTAGTcggtgaagatgaagaagaaggcTCCTCTGAAGCTCTTCCTGCCATTAAGATCTACGACGATGATGTGACCATGAGGTTTCTTGTTTGTGGAATGCCACGCTCATTG GATACTTGTCTATTGGAATCTCTTGAGGATGGCCTTAATGCCATTTTAAGCATAGAG ATGCGGGGGAGCAAACTCCATAATCGTGTCAG TGCCCTTCCACCACCACTCGAGGCAAGTACATTTTCTCGTGGAGTGGTGACCATGCGATGTGATCTATCGACTACTAGTTCAGCTCATATCTCGCTTCTGGTGTCAGGCAGTGCTCAAACATGCTTTGATGATCAG CTTTTGGAGAACCAcataaaaagtgaaataattgAAAAGACTCAACTGGTTCAAGCAGTGCCAAACGGTGATGAAAGACGAATGCATTTGTCTGAACCTCGAAGATCCGTTTCGATAGCTTGCGGTGCAGCAGCTTTTGAAGTTTGCGTGAAGGTTCCTACATGGGCTTCACAG GTTCTAAGGCAACTAGCACCCGATTTTTCGTATCGTAGTTTAGTTGCACTTGGTGTTGCCAGCATTCAGGGAATAGCCGTTGCCACGTTTGAGAAAGAGGATGCAGAACGAATCCTTTTCTTTTGCTCGGAGCCGGGGAAGGATCTCCATTCTAGTAGTTTTAACGCAATCACCCCACCTATCTGGTTAAGACCGCCTGCTCCTAGCAGAAAGAGGCCTCGTATGTGCCAAGAAACGAGCCGTAACCCCCAAAGGGATCATGGTGAAAGGGGGAGCGGAGTAGCAAATGGGCTTGTAACACCTATGGCTCCCGCTAGACAAAAACTGAAAGCTGCAGCAATGAGGCCCATTCCCCATATCCGTCACCGAAAAATGCTTCCCTTCTCTGGAATGTCCGAGGCGGAGGCACATGACGGACACCCGGTTAAATCTAATTTGCCCGTAGTTCCTTCAACAAAGGCGAGTAACATTGGAGTTACTCCTGTTACCCATCGCAAATCAGTGTCGACCTCTCATCAGGCAAAGCAAATTATATCTCTCAATCCCCTTCCTCTGAAGAAGCATGAATGCGGTAGAAGCCCAATACACGTTTGCTCTGAG GAGGAATTCCTTAAAGACGTAATGCAGTTTCTTATACTTCGTGGTCACAGTCGTCTCATTCCTCAAGGTGGACTTGCCGAGTTTCCAGATGCTATACTCAATGCCAAGCGTCTTGACTTATTCAACTTGTACAGGGAG GTTGTTTCTAGAGGCGGTTTTCACGTTGGAAATGGCATAAATTGGAAAGGACAAGTTTTCTCAAAAATGCGCAATCACACGGTGACAAATAGAATGACG GGTGTTGGAAACACACTTAAAAGACATTACGAAACCTACCTCCTGGAGTATGAACTTGCCCACGATGACGTTGATGGAGAGTGCTGCTTGTTATGTCACAG TAGTGCAGCTGGCGATTGGGTTAACTGCGGGATATGTGGCGAGTGGGCGCATTTCGGCTGCGATAGGCGGCCTGGACTTGGCGCCTTTAAG GATTACGCAAAGACAGATGGACTAGAATACATATGTCCTCAGTGCAGCATATCGAATTTCAAGAAGAAAATTCAGAAAACGACCAACGGCTATTCTTGA